Part of the Acidobacteriota bacterium genome, TACGCGGAGCGGGCGGGCCGGACGCCCACCGCGGTGCGCGCGCGGCTCGAGAAGGAAGGGGCGCTTTCGCGGCTGTACTCGGGGTTGCGGCGGGAACGGGCGATTGATTTCCTGCTCTCGCGTGTTACAATTGTGAACGCGTAGCAGCCGATCTCCCCCGCTTGCGCAATCCCCAGCACCTCAACGAGTCAGGACAGTTCTGCATGAGTGATTCGCGGATGCAGTTGATCCCGATGGTGGTCGAGCAGACCAACCGCGGGGAACGGGCGTATGACATCTTCTCGCGCCTGTTGAAGGACAACATCATCTTCATCGGGACGCCGATCGACGACGGGATCGCCAACCTGGTGATCGCGCAGATGCTGTTCCTCGAGGCGGAGGACCCCGACCGGGACATCCTGTTCTACATCAACAGCCCGGGGGGCTCGATCACGGCGGGCATGGCGATCTACGACACGATGCAGTTCATCAAGCCGGACGTGCAGACCTACTGCATCGGCCAGGCGGCGTCGATGGCGGCGGTGCTGCTGGCGTGCGGGGCGAAGGGAAAGCGGTTCTCGCTGCCGAACTCGCGCGTGCTGATCCACCAGCCGTGGGTCACCGGCCTGGGGGGCCAGACGACCGATATCGACATCCACGCGAAGGAGCTGCTGCGGACGCGCGAGCGCCTGAACCAGATCATGGCGGAGCACACCGGGCAGCCGTTGAAGCGCATCGAAACCGACACGGAGCGCGATTACATCCTCACGGCGGACCAGGCGAAGGAATACGGTATCATTGACGATGTCATCCGCAAGCGGGCGTAGGGACTAGCCCCATGGTCAAGAAAAACGGCGAGAACGAAATCCTCCGGTGCTCGTTCTGCAACAAGGATCAGAACGACGTCCGGAAGCTGATTGCCGGGCCGACCGTCTTCATCTGCGAC contains:
- the clpP gene encoding ATP-dependent Clp endopeptidase proteolytic subunit ClpP, encoding MQLIPMVVEQTNRGERAYDIFSRLLKDNIIFIGTPIDDGIANLVIAQMLFLEAEDPDRDILFYINSPGGSITAGMAIYDTMQFIKPDVQTYCIGQAASMAAVLLACGAKGKRFSLPNSRVLIHQPWVTGLGGQTTDIDIHAKELLRTRERLNQIMAEHTGQPLKRIETDTERDYILTADQAKEYGIIDDVIRKRA